The Phocoena sinus isolate mPhoSin1 chromosome 8, mPhoSin1.pri, whole genome shotgun sequence nucleotide sequence AAAAGTGAATTCATCTCAGTTCCCATCTTGTTTACCAGATTTAGCTTCAAAGAACTGTTGAATACTTCCTCTAGGCCAACCCACCTTCGCGGGAGATAAATTTGTCACTATTGAGCACATTGGATAGAACCTTTGTGCTCCAAAGACTTTTccagaaaagaaacacagaaaatgttGGTTCTTTAACAGCACCAGAGGAAAAAACAACCAGCCTCCTCAGAGGGTGGTTTTGAAAATACATCATTTGTTTGAATGTGTCTCTTTCGTTAACAGGTAGGTCACACTATGGAAAACCTGTCTCtaagaataaatagaaatggaGTCTAAACTGCTTGTTGCTAACATCATActaaatttaaacagaaaattattctcccttcttcattatttattttgagaatACAGTCTGGAGATAGGCTTTTGGGTATAGCTTAAGTGAGAAAGGAGGTTGTTTATTTAGGTCAAAGAGAGAATAGATACTGAGAGGCTAAGGCAATAAGCAGAGATTAGCTCATAAAATTTATTCAATATCACTTTACTCAAGGAGAAGATTAAGTTATAAAGAAAATGGAGGGAATGGAGTTCCTCAGAGGAGTGAGTTTTCTCTCATGGCCTGAGAAAGGGTGACGGGGCAGCTCTTCCCTTCCAGCCCTTAGTACTTGGTAGGGACTTTATAAGTGATGATCAAGTGAATGAATGCTTCTTACATATAGGGTGGACAACTCCCTCCTGGAATCACTATGGTTTCCTGCAACACCAGCACTTCTGGTTATTCTACCTTCCTTCTCACTGGCTTCCCAGGTCTGGGAGCATCTCATCATTGGGTTTCCATCCCCATCAACCTCATCTGTGTGGTTTCCATCCTGGGTAACAGTATCATCCTCTTCCTGATCTGCACAGATCCAGCCTTACACGAACCCATGTACATCTTCCTGTCCATGCTGACAGCCTCTGATCTGGGCCTCTGGGCCTCCACCTTCCCCACCATGGTGCAGCTCTTCTGGCTGGGTGTTGGTGAGCTGCCCTTCAATCTTTCTGCGGCACAGATGTTCTTCATCCACGCCTTCACCTATGTGGAATTTGGTGTGCTTCTGGCCATGGCCTTTGATCGCTTTGTTGCCATCCGGGACCCTCTGCACTATGCCTCAGTTCTTACCCACTCAGCCATGGCCAAAGTGGGGCCTGCCATCCTGGTGGGGGCTGTCCTGCTCAATCTCCCAGGACCCATCCTCCTGCAGTGTCTGCTCTTTCCCCAGATCAGTGTACCCTCTCACTGTTACTGCCTGCATGTGACCTTGTGGGTTTGGCCTGCTCAGAAACTCAGGTCAACAGCCTGGTTGGCCTGGTCTCCATCCTCCTCTCTTTGGGCTTTGACTCTTCCCTCATCATACTGTCCTATGCCCTGATCCTGAGGACTGTGCTGAGCATTGCGTCACCTGGGAAACGTAAAGGCACTCAACACGTGTGTCTCACACCTCTGCATTGTTCTCATCTTTCACTTGCCCAAACTGGGGCTGTCTGTGTTGTACCGAGTAGAGAAGTACAGCTGCCCTGCTCTGGCAGTGCTTATGGCCAACCTGCATTTCTTGGTTCCGCCCTTCACGAACCCCATTGTCTACTGCATCAAGTCTAAGCAGATCCATCAGGGCCTCCTAAAGCGCTTCCAGCAGAAAAGGGTTGATGTATCGTAGATCAGCAGAAGGACACAGTGGCGCACAACCCCTGTGGGTCAACCTGGATCTCGGGGGAGGATTAGTGGTGGAGTTAACTTTTGAGGTTTCTGAATGTTTCAGATCTTACCACTGAGCCTTTTGTGGGGCAGCATCAGCTTCTATAATTACAGTTTTGGGGGACTGAGATCATTGGAAAGCATATAGAAGTATCATCTTGGTAATCCTCTTGTTGCTCTGATCAGAGTTGAACTATTTCATACTCATATATACTGTAACATCTCCTTGCCTAGGGGACTCACTGAGAGGATGTGTGTGCATATCTATTCGTGCAGACACTTCTATGCTTTTCCCCACTGGATTCTACCCCCAACCCATTTCATTTCAAACCTAAGGAAGAACTATATTTCTATTCTACTATGTATAATAACAATATTATGTGTAAATAAGCTATATTCACTTTAATACTAGCCCCCTTCTCCCACATTTAATATTAACCAGCTCATAtaccaagaaatagaaaagggGAGTTGTTGGTGGGAAACACGTAGGATAGTACTGTACCTGCTGAGTTCACTTAGCACCTATTTACACCTTAGGGAGTGGCAGTTTTCTTTGGTTCTCTTCATGTGTGTCTCTGCTTTGAGCTAGAGAGAAAGTTTGGTGTTGCCAAGCCCAGGAAAACTGCTCAGTGTCCATTTAGATTTTCTTATGGTTAAGTATTGATATTTGAAATTATGGTTAGGTTCACTTTCTGAGCCTGCATTAGAGCCCACATGAGGAAAAAGTCCACATTTGTTGCTAGATTCCATcgtttttttaagaaagaatttcaCCTAGGATTTACAAAATGTCTGTCTCTAAAACTGCCAACCTTATCAGGTATGATTAATgaagatttaaatattaattttcacatCCTGATGTCACTACTTAGTAACTGCATTGATGGGTGAGTCATTCCCACGCATGAGACAATGAAAGGAATTCCTTCAGCATTAACAGCTCCTATCTTTCaggtctttattattttttttcttccttcctgagggGAGTTCTTTTTAttgatccatttttttaaaaaagccagtttattgaggtatgattggcATATTAAAAGCTGTGCATATTTAGTGTATACAACCTGATGGGTTTGGCGATAAGAGgtctactgtacagcatagtcCCTGtcgttaacaatactatattgtatattaaaaaattttctaagagggtagatcttgtGTTCCTATCaaatataaaaactaataataaataaaaaaggcaagaggaaacttttggaggtgatggatatgtttatggcatagattgGGGTGATAGTTTCACAGAGCCCTTAATTTTATTGGTGTCATCTACTTGACATTTTTGAGATGTGAACCCTATCATTCTGACTGAACACTTATATCACAGGAGGCTGGGTAGGTTTGCAGCCATGTACACTTTAgccatttgccttatttatttatttaattgaaatataattgatttacaatgtggttgtttctggtgtacagcaaagtgattcatttatacacacacacatatatattctatttcatattcttttccattaaagtttatcacaagatattgaatatagttccatgttcTATATagtaggactttttaaaaaaatctattttatatatagtagtttgtatctgctaatcccaaactcctaatttatccctcctcccattcccctttggtaaccataagcttgtttgctatgtctgtgagtctgtttctgttttgtaaataagatcatttgtatcatatttttagattacacatataagtgatatcatatgatatttatctttgtctgaattacttcacttactatgataatttctaggtccattcatgttgctacaaatgacattatttcattccttttaatggctgaataatattccattgtgtgtgtgtgtgtgtgtatctgtatattacatctttattcattcatctgtcaatggacatttaggttgattccatatcttggctattgtaaatagtgctactatgagcATAGGGGTACctatacctttttgaattatacttttgtctgggtatatgcccaggagtgggattgctggatcatatggcaactttttagatttttaaggaatgtTTGCACTATTccccatagtggctataccagcttatattcccaccaacagtgtaggagggttcctttttctctatatcctctccagcatttaacatttgtagactttttggtgatggccattctgactggtgtgaggtgacacctcattgtagtttcaatttcatttctctaataattagctatgttgagcattttttcatgtgcctcttattGACCATCCAtattctttggagagatgtctgtttatatcttctgcccattttttgaattgggttgtttggtttttttcgaTATTGtgctgtatgagctatttgtttattttggaaattaagccattTTTCGTCTCATTGTTTGCACATaccttctcccattccatagactgtctttctgttttctttatggtttcctttgctgtgcaaaagctcataagtttgattaggtttcatttgtttatttttacttttatttctattgccttgggagactgactgaagaaaacattgctacagtttatttcagagaaagttttgcctatattctcttctaggagttttatggtgtcatgtcttatacttaagtctttaagccattttgagtttatttttgtgtatggtgtgagttAGTGTTCTGaacttcattgatttgcatgtagctgtccagctttcccaacaccacttgcagAAGAGACTGtcgtttctccactgtatattcttgctcctttgttgaagattaattcaTAGTAGGTGTGttagctttctattctgttccactgatccatatgtctatttttgtgccagtaccacactattttgattacggTTGCTTTgtggtattgtctgaagtctgagagggttatgcctccagctttgttcttttccctcaggattgctttggtaagtctgggtcttttatggtttcacataaattttaggattatttgctctagtttggtgaaaaatgtcatgggtaatttgatggggatcacaataaatctgtagattgctttgggtagtatggccattttaacactattaattcttccagtccaagagcatgggatatctttccattttaaaaatcaccttcaatttcttttatcaatgtttttTTTGTTCCTAGCATACAAATCTTtaacctccttggtcaggtttattcctagatatatattttttgatgtgattgtaaaagggattttttttactttccctttctgatatttcattgttagtgtaaagaaatgtgatagatttctgtttgttaatcttgcatcctgctactttgctgaattcgtttGTCAGTTCTAGtggtttttgtgtggagtctttagggttttctatatatagtatcatgtcatctgcatataatgacaatttcaCTTCTTCGCTTCCAGTTTGGAtcccttttacttcttttccttgtttGAGTGATGTGGCTAggtcttccaatactatgttgaataacagtggtgagattgggcatccttgtcttgttccagattttagaaGGAAgactttcagtatttcaccattgagtattatgttggtgGTGGATTTGTTATAAGTAGCTTTTATCATGCTGCAGtatattccttctatacccactttggtgagagtttttatcatgaatggatattaaaatttatgaaatgctttttctgtatctaattgagatgatcatgtggtttttgtcttttgttggtGTGgtatgtatcacattgattgatttgcatatgttgaatcatccttgtcaccctgggatgaatccaacttggttgtggtgtatgatcctttttatgtgttgttggactcagtttgctaatattttattgagaatttttgcctctatattcataaaagatattggccttttattttttggtagtgtctttgtttggttttggccatggtggcttcataggatgactttgggagtgttctctcctcttcaatcttttggaagagtttgagcaggatcggtttaagttctttgtatatttggtagaattccccagtgaaaccATCCAGTCTTAatcttttgtttgcagggagttttttttttttccttctaaaattacagattcaatttcacCTCTagcgattggtctgttcaaattatctatttcttcttgattcagttttggtgggctacatgtttctagaaacttgtccatttcttctaggttgtccggtttgttggcatataattgttcatggtgtactcttataattttttgtagtTCTGTGGTagtggttgttatttctcctctttcatttcttattttgtttatttgggtcctctgtCTTTTCTTATTGGTGAGTCTGGCCAGAGGTTTGTTGATCTTTATCCTTTCAAGAAACCAGCTCttgatttgattaattttttctcttgttttggtctaaaatctttgtttttatttattttcattaaaaaaattttattgaagtacagttgatttacaatgttgcattaattctttacagtaaagtgactcagttatacacacacatatttatgtatgtatacacatacatatatacatacatatatatgtgtgtgtatatatatatatatatatatatatatatatattctttttcatattcttttccattatggtttgtcagagaatattgactatagttccctgtgctatacagtatgaccttgttgtttatccatcctgtatataacaGTTTGCCTCTGATAATTCCAagctccctttccttccctcccctcccccccacctcccttggcaaccacaagtctgttctctatatctgtgaatctttttttgtttcaaagatgtgttgatttgtattgtattttagattccacatataagtgatatcatatgttatttgtctttctctttctgacttacttcacttagtatgataagctctaggtccatctatgctgctgcaaatggcattatttcattctttttgatggctgagtaatattccattgtatatataccacatcatctttatccattcatctgttgatggacagttagattgtttccatatcttggctattgtaaatagtactacTATGAACACAGGGGTAAATGTGCCCTTTCAAATTAtacttttctctgggtatatgcccaggagtgggattgctgggtcattggcaacactatttttagttttttgagaaacctctatactgttttccatagtggctgcaccaatttacattcctgccaacagtgtaagagggttcccttttctccaaactctctccagcatttgttatttgtagacttttaaatgatggccattctgactggtgtgaggtggtacctcattgtagttttgatttgcatttctctaataattagcgatgatgagcatcttttcatgtgtttgttggccatctgtatgtcttctttggagaaatgtctatttaggtcttctgcccatttcgttgtttgggttgtttgttttgttgttgttgagttataagatctgtttgtatattttggaaattaagcccttgtcagagGCATTGTTTGAAAACATTCTCTCCCactccgtaggttgtcttttcattttgtttatggtttcatttgctgtgcaaatcttgtaagtttgattaggtcccatttgtttatttttgcttttatttctcttgtcttgggggactgacctaagaaaacattggtatgatttatgtcagagaatattttgcctatgttctctcctAGGAGTTTATGGTGGTATaccttatgtttaaatctttaagccagtttgagtttatttttgtgtgtgatgtgaggATGTGTTCTAaattcactgatttacatgcagctgtccaactttcccagcaccacttactaaagagactgtttttttcccattttatattcttgcctcctttatcaaagatttttttttaacatctttactggagtataattgctttacaatagtgtgttagtttctgatgtataacaaagtgaatcagttatacatatacatatatcctccctatacatttctcctccctcttgcgtctccctcccaccctccctatcccacacctttaggtgaacacaaagcactgagctgatctccctgtgctatgcggctgcttcccactagctatctattttacatttggtagtgtatatatgtccatgccactctctcactttgtccagtTTACCCTTCaccatccccatgtcctcaaatccattgtctgtctgtgtctttattcctgtcctgcccctaggttcttaagaaccattattattattatttcttgttacattccacatatatgtggtagcgtacggtatttgtttttctctttctgatttacttcactctgtatgacagtctctaggtccatctacctcactacaagcaactcagtttctttttatggctgagtaatattccattgtacatatgtgctacatcttctttatccattcatctgttgatggacacttaatgttgcttccatgtcctggctattgtaaataatgctgcagtgaacattgtgatacgtgactatttttgaattatggttttctcagggtatatgcccaggagtgggattgctgggttgtatggtagttccatttttagtttcttaaggaacctccatactattctccatagtggctgtatcaatttacattcccgtcaacagtgcaagagggttcccttttctccacaccctttccagcatttactgtgtgtagacattttgacgatggccattctgactggtgtgaggtgatacctcatcgtggctttgatttgcatttctctgatgattagtgatgttgagcatcctttcatgtttgttgccagtcagtatatcttctttggagaaatgtctatttaggtcttctgcccatttttggattgggttgtttgcttttttgatattgagctgcgtgagctgcttgtatattttggatattaatcctttgtcagttgcttcatttgcaaatgttttctccccttctgagggttgtctttttgtcttgtttatggtttcctttgctgtgcaaaagctttgaaatttcattaggtcccatttgtttatttttgttttcatttccatttctctaggaggtgggttaaaaaagatcgttctgtgattaatgtcatagagtgttctgcctatgtttttctctaagagttttatagtgtctggccttacatttaggtctttaatccattttgagtttatttttgtgtatggtgttagggagtgttctaatttcattcttttacatgtagctgtccagttttcccaggaccacttattgaagaggctgccttttctccattgtatactcttgcctcctttatcaaagataaggtgaccatatgtgcatgggtttatatctgggctttctgtcctgttccactgatctatatttctgtttttgtgccagtaccatactcttttgattactgtaactttgtagtatagtctgcagtcggggagcctgattcctccagctccatttttctttctcaagattgctttggttattcagggtcttttgtgtttccatacaaattgtgaaattttttgttctagttctgtgaaa carries:
- the LOC116758328 gene encoding LOW QUALITY PROTEIN: olfactory receptor 51H1-like (The sequence of the model RefSeq protein was modified relative to this genomic sequence to represent the inferred CDS: inserted 3 bases in 2 codons), with amino-acid sequence MVSCNTSTSGYSTFLLTGFPGLGASHHWVSIPINLICVVSILGNSIILFLICTDPALHEPMYIFLSMLTASDLGLWASTFPTMVQLFWLGVGELPFNLSAAQMFFIHAFTYVEFGVLLAMAFDRFVAIRDPLHYASVLTHSAMAKVGPAILVGAVLLNLPGPILLQCLLFPQISVPSHCYCLXCDLVGLACSETQVNSLVGLVSILLSLGFDSSLIILSYALILRTVLSIASPGKRXKALNTCVSHLCIVLIFHLPKLGLSVLYRVEKYSCPALAVLMANLHFLVPPFTNPIVYCIKSKQIHQGLLKRFQQKRVDVS